A genome region from Chloroflexota bacterium includes the following:
- the mreC gene encoding rod shape-determining protein MreC, whose protein sequence is MMRNRPLQQPLAWTEKSVYVKRPRNRLAWLGGFVILCLLTMGLYATGYLEPAQDIVLQGLAPAQEGISDAADQIGGIVTTVRDLRTLRQRNAELEARVNQLIIENVQLKELEAENANLRKLLHFAQKHPFLEFRGAEIVARVIGRDPTNLSNYLLINLGREHGIREGMPVVTERGLVGRISRVNNTTSQVLLLTDPASAVNALIQSSRLTGLVEGQAGGGLIMNYIPQDAVVTPGEIVITSGLGGHFPRNLVIGQITAVHQRDYEMFQKAIVRPSVDFNQIEQVLVITNFVPIEGIEDLPNR, encoded by the coding sequence ATGATGCGCAATCGTCCCCTCCAACAACCGTTGGCCTGGACGGAAAAGAGCGTTTATGTCAAGAGACCTCGAAATCGCCTAGCCTGGTTGGGCGGGTTCGTCATCCTCTGCCTCCTTACCATGGGACTATATGCTACAGGGTATCTGGAGCCAGCTCAGGACATCGTCCTCCAAGGGCTGGCTCCGGCGCAAGAGGGGATCAGCGACGCGGCGGATCAGATCGGCGGCATTGTGACGACCGTGCGCGACCTGCGGACCCTGCGCCAGCGCAACGCGGAGCTGGAAGCCCGCGTCAACCAACTGATCATCGAAAACGTACAGCTCAAGGAGCTGGAGGCGGAAAACGCCAACCTGCGGAAGCTCCTGCACTTCGCCCAGAAGCATCCCTTCCTGGAGTTCCGTGGGGCGGAGATCGTCGCCCGGGTGATCGGGCGCGATCCCACAAACCTATCCAACTACCTATTGATCAACCTGGGCCGGGAGCACGGCATCCGGGAGGGTATGCCCGTCGTCACCGAGCGAGGCCTGGTGGGACGCATCAGCCGGGTGAACAACACGACCAGCCAGGTCTTGCTGCTCACCGATCCGGCCAGCGCGGTGAACGCGCTGATCCAGAGCTCACGCCTGACCGGGCTGGTGGAGGGACAGGCGGGAGGCGGGCTGATCATGAATTACATCCCCCAGGATGCCGTCGTGACCCCCGGCGAGATCGTGATCACCTCAGGGTTGGGCGGCCACTTCCCACGCAATCTGGTCATCGGACAGATCACGGCCGTGCACCAGCGCGATTATGAGATGTTCCAGAAGGCCATCGTGCGCCCATCCGTGGACTTCAACCAGATCGAGCAGGTGCTGGTGATCACCAACTTCGTCCCCATCGAGGGGATCGAAGACCTTCCCAACCGATAG
- the rodA gene encoding rod shape-determining protein RodA codes for MNERRMWRDFDFILLVVVLLLMTYGVAMIRSTTMNSTNLQDLPRRQLIYGIAGLGIMLTLALIDYRILCSLQKPIYLVLVGLLLAVDAIGVTMGGAQRWIDLGIIPLQPSEFSKVLIILVMARFLADHEAQMRRLLYVILALLLLAPPVVLIYLEPDLGTAISVAAIGSIMILMSGMRLFHVAALGAMGIAAVPVVWMSLEDYMRDRVLLFLYPESDPAGSYNVYQALISIGSGGWLGKGYGQGTQSQLHFLMVRHTDFIFSVIAEELGFVGAVLLMFLFLVLLLRLIRIAERARDPLGRSIAVGVATLIFFQSVVNIGMNLRLMPVTGIPLPFVSYGGSSLITMLMAIGLAESVALHRRKIEF; via the coding sequence ATGAACGAAAGGCGGATGTGGCGTGACTTCGACTTCATCCTGCTGGTGGTCGTGTTGCTGTTGATGACCTACGGCGTGGCCATGATCCGATCCACCACCATGAACTCGACCAACCTGCAGGACCTCCCACGCCGCCAGCTCATCTACGGCATCGCCGGGCTGGGCATCATGCTGACGCTGGCCCTGATCGACTACCGGATCCTATGTAGCCTGCAGAAGCCCATCTACCTGGTGTTGGTCGGCCTCCTGCTGGCCGTGGACGCCATCGGGGTGACCATGGGAGGCGCGCAGCGTTGGATCGACCTGGGCATCATCCCCCTACAGCCATCGGAGTTCAGCAAAGTCCTCATCATCCTGGTCATGGCACGTTTCCTGGCCGACCACGAGGCACAGATGAGACGGCTTCTCTACGTGATCCTGGCGCTGCTCCTGCTGGCGCCCCCCGTCGTCCTCATCTACCTGGAGCCAGATCTGGGTACGGCCATCTCGGTGGCCGCCATCGGGAGCATCATGATCCTGATGAGCGGAATGCGCCTGTTCCACGTGGCAGCCCTGGGGGCCATGGGGATCGCTGCCGTCCCGGTCGTGTGGATGTCCCTGGAGGACTACATGCGGGACCGGGTCCTCCTCTTTTTGTACCCGGAGAGCGATCCAGCCGGAAGCTACAACGTCTATCAGGCGCTGATCAGCATCGGCTCAGGGGGATGGCTCGGAAAGGGATACGGACAGGGGACGCAAAGCCAGCTACACTTCCTCATGGTGCGCCACACCGACTTCATCTTCTCCGTGATCGCCGAGGAGCTTGGCTTCGTGGGCGCCGTCCTCCTGATGTTCCTCTTCCTCGTCCTGTTGCTCCGCCTGATTCGCATCGCGGAGCGCGCCCGTGATCCGCTGGGCCGGTCCATCGCCGTAGGGGTCGCCACGCTGATCTTCTTCCAAAGCGTGGTGAACATCGGAATGAACCTCCGGCTGATGCCGGTGACCGGCATCCCTCTGCCATTCGTCAGCTACGGCGGAAGCTCCCTCATCACCATGCTCATGGCCATCGGGCTGGCCGAGAGCGTCGCCCTCCACCGCCGTAAGATCGAGTTCTGA
- the tilS gene encoding tRNA lysidine(34) synthetase TilS → MLWYNGNMDVVRTVLETIERESLMAPGDTVVVGVSGGPDSLCLLHVLRSLAPNLGIRLVVAHLHHGLRGAEADADAEFVRRIAAEWDLPCEIGHADVPALSQRYRIAVEETARRARYAFLGQVAQRMGAPVVAVAHNADDQTETVLMHFLRGAGISGLRGMLYKTRWGEYRLLEPLERALGGQPTSPVEGEHPRWLVRPLLDVPRADVEAYCAAHGLTPRFDRSNLDTTYYRNRLRHELLPLLETYNPGVRQVIRRSAAVMADDYEILRAALNDAWARVERPSPAGGIAFDLVKWRALPRGLQRATLREAVHRLRRTLRDINFVHIEQALRVARSGETGDRATLPRGLMLRVDYDRIEIADEEATPQLPGPQVREPRPLTCPGITPLDEGWEIEARRLPVEELPSGWRENPDPWQAWLDADALGESPVVRPRRPGDRFQPLGMGGKWVKLNEFMINVKLPAALRSRWPLVEGVQGIAWVVGYRVDERAKICPSTRHVVHLVCREAGA, encoded by the coding sequence TTGCTGTGGTATAATGGCAACATGGATGTCGTGCGGACGGTCCTGGAGACAATCGAGCGAGAATCGTTGATGGCCCCTGGCGATACCGTGGTCGTCGGCGTGTCTGGGGGGCCGGATTCGCTCTGTCTGCTGCACGTCCTGCGCTCGCTGGCGCCGAATCTGGGGATTCGCCTGGTGGTCGCCCATCTGCATCATGGGTTGCGCGGCGCCGAGGCGGACGCCGACGCCGAGTTCGTGCGCCGGATCGCCGCCGAGTGGGACCTTCCGTGCGAGATCGGCCACGCAGATGTGCCCGCCCTGTCTCAGCGCTACCGGATCGCCGTGGAGGAGACGGCCCGCCGCGCCCGATATGCCTTCCTGGGGCAGGTTGCCCAGCGGATGGGCGCCCCCGTGGTGGCCGTGGCGCACAACGCGGATGACCAGACGGAGACGGTGCTCATGCACTTCCTTCGCGGGGCCGGGATCTCCGGCCTGCGCGGCATGTTGTATAAGACGCGTTGGGGAGAGTATCGCCTGTTGGAGCCGCTGGAGCGAGCGCTGGGCGGTCAGCCTACATCTCCTGTGGAGGGCGAGCATCCCCGCTGGCTGGTGCGGCCGCTGCTGGACGTTCCCCGGGCGGATGTGGAGGCGTACTGTGCCGCTCATGGGCTCACGCCGCGCTTCGATCGCTCCAACCTGGACACCACATATTACCGCAATCGGCTGCGTCACGAGCTGTTGCCGCTGTTGGAGACCTATAACCCGGGTGTGCGTCAGGTCATCCGGCGCTCAGCGGCGGTGATGGCGGACGACTACGAGATATTACGTGCTGCCCTGAACGACGCATGGGCGCGCGTGGAACGGCCATCGCCGGCGGGCGGCATCGCGTTCGACCTGGTGAAGTGGCGCGCCCTGCCTCGAGGGCTACAGCGGGCCACGCTGCGGGAGGCGGTACACCGCCTGCGCCGGACGTTGCGGGACATCAACTTCGTGCACATCGAGCAGGCGCTGCGCGTGGCTCGATCCGGCGAGACCGGCGATCGGGCGACGCTGCCCCGGGGGCTGATGTTGCGGGTGGACTACGATCGCATCGAGATCGCCGATGAGGAGGCCACCCCACAGCTGCCCGGCCCCCAGGTACGGGAGCCTCGCCCGCTGACCTGTCCGGGGATCACGCCGCTGGATGAGGGCTGGGAGATCGAGGCTCGGCGTCTCCCCGTCGAGGAGCTGCCATCCGGGTGGCGAGAGAACCCGGACCCCTGGCAGGCGTGGCTGGACGCGGACGCACTGGGGGAATCGCCCGTGGTGCGCCCACGGCGTCCGGGCGATCGATTCCAGCCGCTGGGGATGGGAGGCAAATGGGTGAAGCTGAACGAGTTCATGATCAACGTCAAGCTGCCGGCCGCCCTGCGGTCGAGGTGGCCGTTGGTGGAAGGGGTGCAGGGCATCGCCTGGGTGGTGGGCTATCGGGTGGATGAGCGGGCGAAGATTTGCCCCTCGACGCGGCATGTGGTGCACCTGGTCTGTCGGGAGGCCGGGGCGTGA
- a CDS encoding rod shape-determining protein, translating into MLGLFSLDIGIDLGTANTLVHVKGQGIIINEPSVVAIDTRKKNRVVAIGAEAKEMVGRTPAHIVAIRPLQDGVISDFDVTEQMLHYFIHKVHDQNLLSIPRPRVVIGIPSGVTEVEKRAVHDAAISAGAREAGLVEEPMAAAIGAGLPVTESIGSMIVDIGGGTTEVAVIALGGIVVARSIRVAGDEMDQDIIDYARQKYNLLIGQRMAEQAKIAVGSAYPLEQEEIITLRGRNLVTGLPEAIDVSSVEIREALSNSVSVIVDTVRETIDETPPELVADLMEHGIVLAGGGALLRNLDVRLSEETKMRVYVAEDPLTCVARGAGMILERPEYYRETLTSLQRGSTIH; encoded by the coding sequence CTGCTCGGGTTGTTCTCACTGGACATCGGCATTGACTTGGGAACCGCAAACACGCTGGTTCATGTCAAAGGACAGGGGATCATCATCAACGAACCCTCGGTGGTGGCCATCGACACCCGCAAGAAGAACCGCGTGGTCGCCATTGGGGCCGAGGCGAAGGAGATGGTCGGGCGCACGCCGGCGCACATCGTGGCGATCCGCCCTCTGCAGGACGGCGTGATCTCCGACTTCGACGTCACGGAGCAGATGCTCCACTATTTCATTCACAAGGTCCATGATCAAAATCTGCTGAGCATCCCACGGCCGCGAGTGGTCATCGGCATCCCCAGCGGCGTCACGGAGGTGGAGAAGCGTGCCGTGCATGACGCGGCCATCAGCGCCGGGGCGCGTGAGGCCGGGCTGGTGGAGGAGCCCATGGCCGCCGCCATCGGCGCCGGACTCCCGGTCACGGAGTCCATCGGCAGCATGATCGTGGACATCGGCGGTGGCACCACCGAGGTGGCCGTCATCGCCCTGGGCGGCATCGTGGTCGCCCGGTCCATCCGCGTCGCCGGGGACGAGATGGACCAGGACATCATCGACTACGCCCGCCAGAAGTACAACCTCCTCATCGGGCAGCGCATGGCCGAGCAGGCGAAGATCGCCGTCGGCTCCGCCTACCCGCTGGAACAGGAGGAGATCATCACGTTGCGGGGGCGAAACCTGGTCACCGGGCTCCCGGAGGCGATCGACGTCTCCAGTGTGGAGATCCGGGAGGCGCTGAGCAACTCCGTCTCCGTGATCGTGGACACCGTGCGAGAGACCATCGACGAGACACCTCCCGAGCTGGTAGCCGACCTCATGGAGCACGGCATCGTCCTGGCAGGAGGCGGCGCCCTGCTCCGCAACCTGGACGTCCGGCTGAGCGAGGAGACGAAGATGCGGGTCTACGTGGCCGAGGATCCGCTGACCTGCGTGGCCCGTGGGGCCGGGATGATCCTGGAGCGCCCGGAATACTATCGAGAGACTCTGACCAGCCTGCAGCGAGGGAGCACCATTCACTAG
- the mrdA gene encoding penicillin-binding protein 2, with the protein MNRERSAPLLRLVLYRVAIITAFLVMAGQLWRLQIDQGAMYRVLADRNRFRQVTVPGPRGVMYDRNGHMLVRNRPSFAVAIVPADLPDDEEEASAVIHRLAEMLGAPAKPTRENQQIPPIGNALPRFRLLLSEQEMHEYVERARWGSAYRPIPVATQVDRDLAFQIEEMRHVLPGVHLIVEPVREYIAGSLTAHILGYMGPIPEAEAEAYKEKGYNPNDLVGLAGLEYTYESELRGRAGSRYIEVDVFGREIRTVAEVSPPVPGHNLTLTIDLALQTAMEAALRKGLEKAGSRSGVAIAMNPKTGEILGMVSLPSYDNNLFARGISMEDYTALLNDPARPLVNHAISGLYPPGSTFKIIPAAAALEEGIITPKTKVHDEGILWLPNQYFPDDPSQAQPFYCWIYKYGRGHGDVNVTAALAVSCDVFFYVVAGGYKEFRGLGEPLLAYYTREFGLGELSGIDLPAENPGLVPDARWKRITLAETWVTGDTYNMAIGQGFVLATPLQILNATAAVANGGYLYRPQLVYRITDADGRVVREFQPYLIRQLPISPENLEIVRQGMYGAVHWPGGTGHLGDVPGLEVAGKTGTAEFPGERDEKGNLPTHAWFTAFAPYQDPEIAVVVFVEDGGEGSEIAAPVAAEILRAYFYPSVPGGPVEPEATPQTPAGGRRP; encoded by the coding sequence ATGAACCGGGAGCGCTCAGCGCCGCTGCTGCGGCTGGTCCTCTATCGGGTCGCCATCATCACGGCGTTCCTGGTGATGGCGGGACAGCTATGGCGGCTGCAGATCGATCAGGGCGCCATGTACCGCGTCCTGGCCGATCGCAACCGGTTCCGCCAGGTGACGGTGCCCGGCCCCCGCGGCGTGATGTACGATCGCAACGGCCACATGCTGGTGCGCAATCGCCCCTCCTTCGCCGTCGCCATCGTCCCTGCCGATCTGCCCGATGACGAGGAGGAGGCCTCTGCCGTGATCCACCGCCTGGCGGAGATGCTGGGCGCGCCGGCCAAGCCCACTCGCGAGAATCAGCAGATCCCTCCCATCGGCAACGCGCTCCCTCGCTTTCGGCTGCTGCTCAGCGAACAGGAGATGCACGAATACGTGGAGCGCGCCCGATGGGGCAGCGCCTACCGCCCAATCCCTGTCGCCACGCAGGTGGACCGGGATCTGGCCTTCCAGATCGAGGAGATGCGCCACGTGCTCCCGGGCGTGCACCTCATCGTCGAGCCGGTCCGGGAGTACATCGCCGGATCGCTGACCGCCCACATCCTGGGATACATGGGGCCTATCCCAGAAGCGGAGGCGGAAGCCTACAAGGAAAAGGGGTACAACCCTAACGACCTGGTGGGGCTGGCCGGGCTGGAGTACACTTATGAGTCCGAGCTCCGTGGGCGGGCCGGCAGCCGATACATCGAGGTGGACGTCTTCGGCCGGGAGATCCGTACGGTCGCCGAGGTCTCTCCGCCGGTGCCCGGGCACAACCTGACGCTGACCATCGATCTGGCGCTGCAGACGGCCATGGAGGCCGCGTTACGCAAGGGGCTGGAGAAAGCCGGATCCAGATCGGGGGTCGCCATCGCCATGAACCCCAAGACGGGGGAGATCCTGGGGATGGTCAGCCTCCCCTCGTACGATAACAACCTGTTCGCCCGGGGCATCAGCATGGAGGACTACACGGCGCTGTTGAACGATCCCGCCCGCCCCCTGGTGAACCACGCCATCAGCGGGCTCTACCCGCCCGGGTCCACGTTCAAGATCATCCCCGCCGCCGCCGCCCTGGAGGAGGGGATTATCACCCCGAAAACGAAGGTGCACGACGAGGGGATCCTGTGGCTCCCCAACCAGTACTTCCCGGACGATCCCTCCCAGGCCCAGCCCTTCTACTGCTGGATCTACAAATACGGGCGGGGCCATGGAGACGTCAACGTCACCGCCGCCCTGGCCGTCTCCTGCGATGTATTCTTCTACGTCGTGGCCGGGGGATACAAGGAGTTCCGGGGCCTGGGCGAACCTCTGCTCGCCTACTACACCCGGGAGTTCGGCCTGGGAGAGCTGTCGGGCATCGATCTGCCGGCCGAGAACCCGGGGCTGGTGCCGGACGCCCGCTGGAAGCGCATCACCCTGGCCGAGACATGGGTCACGGGCGATACGTACAACATGGCCATCGGCCAGGGGTTCGTGCTGGCCACCCCCCTGCAGATCCTGAACGCGACCGCGGCGGTCGCCAACGGAGGCTATCTGTACCGACCGCAGCTTGTATACCGGATCACCGATGCCGACGGGCGTGTTGTGCGTGAGTTCCAGCCGTACCTGATCCGACAGCTCCCCATCTCCCCGGAGAACCTGGAGATCGTGCGACAGGGGATGTACGGCGCCGTACACTGGCCAGGCGGGACGGGCCACCTGGGCGACGTCCCCGGGCTGGAGGTGGCCGGGAAGACGGGCACGGCCGAGTTCCCCGGCGAGCGAGATGAGAAGGGGAATCTGCCCACCCACGCCTGGTTTACGGCCTTTGCCCCATATCAGGACCCCGAGATCGCCGTAGTCGTGTTCGTCGAGGACGGCGGCGAGGGCTCCGAGATCGCCGCGCCGGTGGCAGCCGAGATCCTGCGTGCCTACTTTTACCCCTCGGTCCCCGGCGGCCCCGTCGAGCCAGAGGCCACGCCGCAAACGCCGGCAGGAGGGCGCAGGCCATGA
- a CDS encoding carbohydrate kinase, with translation MSYDVVFIGHFAKDKIVVGSQVQISSGGSVYYGAVALARLGYRVAIITRLHPDDFPRLEEVREAGVEVYATPAPETSGIENTYLTPDMDRRLCRPLGFAGPFRPEDIPDVKARVWLVGPIIAGEVSLDLLEKLVGRGTVALDVQGFVRVPRGDDLVSIDWPEKERGLALVDVLKLDQAEAEVLTGQDDPRQALVELARYGPRELLLTRADGALLYADGKFYEAPFRPRSLEGRTGRGDTCFATYVARRLSAPPGEALRFAAAVTSLKMERPGPFHGTLADIEAYLANAAEDSG, from the coding sequence ATGAGCTACGATGTGGTGTTCATCGGCCACTTCGCCAAGGATAAGATCGTCGTTGGATCCCAGGTGCAGATCTCATCCGGGGGTTCCGTCTATTACGGCGCCGTCGCCCTGGCCCGGCTGGGCTATCGGGTCGCCATCATCACCCGCCTGCATCCGGATGACTTCCCCCGGCTGGAGGAGGTGCGAGAGGCCGGCGTGGAGGTCTATGCCACGCCGGCGCCGGAGACATCCGGCATCGAAAACACATACCTGACCCCCGACATGGACCGACGACTCTGCCGTCCGCTGGGGTTCGCCGGCCCCTTCCGCCCGGAGGATATCCCCGACGTGAAGGCCCGGGTGTGGCTGGTCGGCCCCATCATCGCTGGAGAGGTGAGCCTGGATCTGCTCGAAAAGCTCGTCGGCCGTGGCACCGTGGCCCTGGACGTCCAGGGGTTTGTGCGTGTGCCCCGAGGCGACGACCTGGTCTCCATCGACTGGCCGGAAAAGGAGCGAGGGTTGGCGCTGGTCGATGTGCTCAAGCTGGATCAGGCCGAGGCAGAGGTGCTCACGGGGCAGGATGATCCCCGGCAGGCGCTGGTGGAGCTGGCCCGATACGGGCCCCGAGAGCTGCTCCTCACCCGTGCCGATGGGGCCCTGCTCTACGCCGATGGCAAATTCTACGAGGCCCCCTTCCGGCCCCGCTCGCTGGAGGGCCGCACGGGGCGAGGGGATACCTGCTTCGCCACCTACGTCGCCAGGCGGCTGTCAGCGCCCCCAGGCGAGGCGCTTCGCTTTGCAGCGGCTGTCACGTCGCTGAAGATGGAGCGCCCGGGGCCATTCCACGGCACCCTGGCCGATATCGAGGCATACCTGGCAAACGCGGCGGAGGATTCGGGATAG
- a CDS encoding nitroreductase yields the protein MEFTELIARRYSVRAYKPDPVEEEKLQQVLEAARLAPTAANRQPFRLIVIHTSGREAELKRIYDRDWFVQAPLVICACAVPAEGWVRRDGKRYTDVDVAIVMDHLVLAATNVGLGTCWIAAFDPDAAREVLGLPDDVEPIALTPLGYPADSPRPKERKPLSELVKYERW from the coding sequence GTGGAATTCACAGAACTGATCGCCAGGCGCTACAGCGTGCGGGCCTACAAGCCTGACCCGGTGGAGGAAGAGAAGCTGCAACAGGTCCTGGAGGCCGCCCGACTGGCACCGACGGCGGCCAACCGGCAGCCTTTCCGCCTCATCGTGATCCACACATCCGGCCGGGAGGCGGAACTCAAGCGCATCTACGATCGAGATTGGTTCGTGCAGGCGCCGCTGGTCATCTGCGCCTGCGCTGTGCCCGCCGAGGGGTGGGTGCGCAGGGATGGCAAACGTTATACCGATGTGGATGTCGCCATCGTCATGGACCACCTGGTGCTGGCCGCCACAAACGTCGGGCTGGGAACCTGTTGGATCGCAGCGTTCGATCCCGACGCAGCTCGAGAGGTGCTGGGCCTGCCCGACGACGTGGAACCCATCGCGCTCACGCCGCTGGGATATCCAGCCGACTCCCCGCGGCCCAAGGAGCGTAAGCCGTTATCCGAGCTGGTGAAATACGAACGGTGGTGA
- a CDS encoding aldo/keto reductase, with product MEYRTLGRTGVQVSCLCMGTMSFGAEADEETSAAMFHRCRELGINFFDTANVYAGGRSEEILGRLIRDCREEIVLASKVYFPVGEDVNARGLSRRHIMLAVEASLKRLGTDWIDVYYVHHDDPGTPMEETLRALDDLVRQGKILYPAVSNWAAWQIAKALGISEREGLAKFVCIQPMYNLVKRQAEVEILPLAQSEQLGVVPYSPLGGGLLTGKYGTKQRPKQGRLVENPMYQKRYGDPIYYEIAERFVAHARERGVHPVSLAVAWVMSHPAVTAPIIGARNLEQLEPSLKALEVPMTPEWRAEISALSIEPPPATDRTEEKSQAS from the coding sequence ATGGAGTACCGGACATTGGGGCGAACGGGGGTGCAGGTTTCCTGCCTGTGTATGGGCACGATGTCGTTTGGGGCGGAGGCGGACGAGGAGACCTCGGCGGCGATGTTCCATCGCTGCCGTGAGCTCGGCATCAACTTCTTCGATACGGCGAACGTGTACGCTGGCGGCCGCTCCGAGGAGATCCTAGGCCGGCTGATCCGGGATTGCCGTGAGGAGATCGTGCTGGCGTCGAAGGTGTATTTCCCGGTCGGTGAGGATGTGAACGCCAGAGGACTTTCCCGGCGCCATATCATGCTGGCCGTCGAGGCGAGTTTGAAGCGGCTGGGGACCGATTGGATCGACGTGTATTACGTGCATCATGACGATCCGGGGACGCCCATGGAGGAGACGTTGCGGGCGTTGGATGACCTGGTGCGCCAGGGAAAGATCTTGTATCCGGCGGTGAGCAATTGGGCTGCGTGGCAGATCGCCAAAGCGCTGGGCATCTCCGAGCGGGAGGGGCTGGCGAAGTTCGTGTGCATCCAGCCCATGTACAATCTGGTCAAGCGCCAGGCGGAGGTGGAGATCCTGCCGCTGGCCCAATCGGAGCAGTTGGGTGTGGTGCCCTATAGCCCGCTGGGCGGTGGCCTGTTGACCGGCAAGTATGGCACGAAGCAGCGCCCGAAGCAGGGCCGGTTGGTGGAAAACCCCATGTACCAGAAGCGGTACGGCGACCCGATCTATTACGAGATCGCCGAGCGCTTCGTGGCGCATGCCCGGGAGCGGGGCGTGCACCCGGTTTCGTTGGCGGTTGCCTGGGTGATGTCACATCCGGCCGTCACGGCGCCCATCATTGGCGCCCGCAACCTGGAGCAGCTGGAGCCGTCGCTGAAGGCGCTGGAGGTGCCCATGACGCCCGAATGGCGGGCGGAGATCTCCGCTCTTTCCATCGAGCCTCCTCCGGCCACGGACCGCACTGAGGAGAAGAGCCAGGCGTCCTGA
- the mreD gene encoding rod shape-determining protein MreD: MTPLLFIPLLGILAILQSTLLPRFPLLNVHPDLVLLTVMSWALLRGMTEGLTWAFIGGIWIDLLSGGPFGLSPLTLVITAFLVSLLESGLFQEHIVLVILMIAGASLLHGTLYLSFLRLGNHPAATTAALWRIIIPTALYTSLLTPIVFPIMRWLHRVTGREQLEW, from the coding sequence ATGACGCCTTTGTTGTTCATCCCTCTGCTGGGCATCCTAGCCATATTGCAGTCCACCCTGTTGCCGCGCTTCCCCCTGTTGAACGTCCACCCGGACCTGGTCCTGCTCACCGTGATGAGCTGGGCCCTCCTGCGCGGCATGACGGAGGGATTGACCTGGGCCTTCATCGGCGGCATCTGGATCGACCTGCTCTCCGGCGGGCCGTTCGGCCTCTCCCCGCTCACCCTCGTCATCACCGCCTTCCTGGTCAGCCTGCTGGAATCCGGCCTCTTTCAGGAGCACATCGTGCTGGTGATCCTCATGATCGCCGGAGCCAGCCTGCTGCATGGCACGCTCTATCTGTCCTTTCTGCGCCTTGGGAATCACCCGGCCGCCACCACGGCCGCGCTGTGGCGCATCATCATCCCGACGGCGCTCTACACCAGCCTGCTCACGCCTATCGTATTCCCCATCATGCGATGGCTCCACCGGGTGACCGGGCGGGAGCAATTGGAGTGGTGA
- a CDS encoding inorganic diphosphatase, with protein sequence MNLWRELPPGPDVPNVIYVVVEIPRRSRNKYEYDEQGGFIKLDRVLYSSLHYPGDYGFIPRTLHDDGDPLDVLVMTNEPTFSGCVIEARPLGIFHLEDRGKLDDKILAVPHTDPLFDGYHSLEDLPSHFLDEVAHFFSVYKDLEQVEVKPLGWEGLQRAHAEIERAIQMYVQTLRTMR encoded by the coding sequence ATGAACCTGTGGCGAGAGCTACCGCCAGGGCCGGACGTGCCCAACGTGATCTACGTCGTCGTGGAGATCCCCCGGCGCTCACGGAACAAGTATGAATACGACGAACAAGGCGGATTCATCAAACTGGATCGGGTGTTATACTCATCCCTTCACTACCCAGGGGACTATGGCTTCATCCCCCGCACGTTGCACGACGACGGCGATCCACTGGATGTCCTGGTGATGACCAACGAGCCGACCTTCTCCGGCTGCGTCATCGAGGCCCGACCACTGGGCATCTTTCATCTGGAGGATCGCGGCAAGCTGGATGACAAGATCCTGGCCGTACCCCACACGGATCCCCTGTTCGACGGCTACCATTCGCTCGAAGACCTTCCCTCCCACTTCCTGGATGAGGTGGCGCATTTCTTCAGCGTCTACAAGGACCTGGAGCAGGTCGAGGTCAAGCCGCTGGGATGGGAGGGGCTCCAGCGCGCCCATGCGGAGATCGAGCGGGCGATCCAGATGTACGTCCAGACGCTGCGAACCATGCGATAG